One Solanum pennellii chromosome 9, SPENNV200 DNA segment encodes these proteins:
- the LOC107030465 gene encoding cellulose synthase-like protein G3 has translation MPENLPADTELPGVDVFICTADPTKEPVLEVMNTVLSAMSLDYPSEKLSVYLSDDGGATVTLYAIKEACGFARVWVPFCRKYGVKTICPDAFFSSFGDDERLILKGNEFESEEENIKVIHDNKESKLPQLVYMSRERRPSSPHRFKAGALNALLRVSGVMSNAPYMLVLDCDMYCNDPSSAKQAMCFHLDHNITTTLSYVQFPQTFYNVSKNDIYDAQSRSAYQNKYQGMDGVGGTVCAGTGYYLKKEALYSTPINQDNMTTLFQKAQLEYKWESQLYQSGLSY, from the exons ATGCCGGAAAATCTTCCGGCTGATACCGAATTACCGGGCGTCGACGTGTTTATATGCACGGCTGATCCTACTAAGGAACCGGTTCTTGAGGTTATGAACACGGTTTTATCGGCTATGTCACTCGATTATCCATCGGAAAAACTCTCCGTTTATCTCTCCGATGACGGTGGCGCCACCGTGACGTTGTATGCTATTAAGGAGGCATGTGGATTTGCTAGGGTTTGGGTGCCTTTTTGTAGAAAGTATGGAGTGAAGACTATTTGTCCTGAtgcatttttctcttctttcggTGATGATGAACGTTTGATCCTCAAAGGAAATGAATTCGAGAGCGAAGAGGAAAATAttaag GTGATACATGATAATAAGGAGAGCAAATTGCCACAATTAGTTTATATGTCACGTGAGAGGAGACCATCGAGCCCTCATCGTTTCAAGGCTGGAGCCTTAAATGCTCTC CTTAGGGTTTCAGGGGTAATGAGCAATGCACCATATATGCTTGTATTGGATTGTGACATGTATTGCAATGACCCTTCTTCAGCCAAGCAAGCAATGTGTTTTCATCTTGATCATAATATTACTACTACTCTTTCCTATGTACAATTCCCTCAAACATTTTATAATGTTAGTAAAAATGACATCTATGATGCTCAATCAAGATCAGCATATCAG aaTAAGTATCAAGGGATGGATGGAGTAGGAGGAACAGTTTGTGCAGGCACAGGCTATTATTTGAAGAAAGAAGCATTATATAGTACTCCAATTAACCAAGATAATATGACTACACTTTTTCAAAAAGCTCAATTAGAATACAAGTGGGAATCTCAATTGTATCAATCAGGTTTATCTTATTAA
- the LOC114078674 gene encoding cellulose synthase-like protein G1 — MKDALVQLMKWASGLVQVGLSKYSPFTYGLMSKMPLVQNMCYGYFMFSHFLSIPCFLYGIVPPLCFLSGTPVFPKVTSPWFALFTTIFLSSLAQHLHEVMSSGGNLRTWWNEQRIWIIKTVTACLFGCLDVLMKCLGVAKANFRLTNKAIDEEKLRKYEKGKFDFQGAKLFMVPLTFLVVFNVICFIFGMKRLVLERNFEEMFGQGFLSFYVLVLSYPILEGLVVSKKEK; from the exons ATGAAAGATGCTTTGGTCCAACTCATGAAGTGGGCTTCTGGGCTAGTACAAGTTGGGCTTTCAAAATACAGCCCATTTACTTATGGGCTCATGTCAAAAATGCCTTTAGTCCAAAATATGTGTTATGGATACTTCATGTTCTCACATTTCCTCTCCATTCCTTGCTTCCTTTATGGCATTGTTCCACCTTTGTGCTTCTTGAGTGGCACTCCAGTGTTTCCCAAG GTGACAAGCCCATGGTTTGCACTATTCACAACCATATTCTTATCATCTCTagctcaacatttacatgaagtCATGTCTAGTGGTGGCAACTTAAGAACATGGTGGAATGAACAAAGAATTTGGATAATAAAAACAGTCACAGCTTGCTTATTTGGATGCTTAGATGTTTTGATGAAGTGTTTAGGTGTTGCAAAGGCAAATTTCAGGTTAACAAACAAAGCTATAGATGAAGAGAAATTAAGGAAATATGAAAAGGGTAAATTTGATTTCCAAGGTGCTAAGTTATTTATGGTTCCTTTGACATTTTTAGTGGTGTTTAATGTGATATGTTTCATATTTGGAATGAAAAGATTGGTCTTAGAGAGGAACTTTGAGGAGATGTTTGGACAAGGTTTcctttctttttatgttttagttcTTAGTTATCCTATATTAGAGGGTTTAGTAGT